A stretch of the Bartonella henselae str. Houston-1 genome encodes the following:
- a CDS encoding isocitrate/isopropylmalate family dehydrogenase, whose translation MEADIHNVDTVVLWITTNPEHFGVIVAENMFGDTLSNLGAGVMGKLCFALSASVGSNVACFCLFIEVYRTLLDRIKQIFLLCFITTALLLDHLGFKDVAWQLFESVDQVIRAGKTAPYDLAGSASTHQMTEAVLNSLANSVCRAAVITVDDELLSG comes from the coding sequence ATCGAAGCAGATATTCATAATGTTGATACGGTTGTTTTATGGATTACAACGAATCCAGAGCATTTTGGTGTGATTGTTGCTGAAAATATGTTTGGTGATACTCTCTCTAACCTTGGTGCTGGAGTGATGGGAAAATTGTGTTTTGCACTTAGTGCAAGTGTGGGGAGCAATGTTGCATGTTTTTGCCTATTCATAGAAGTGTATCGCACATTGCTGGACAGAATAAAGCAAATCTTTCTGCTATGCTTTATTACCACGGCTTTACTCTTAGATCATTTAGGCTTTAAAGATGTAGCATGGCAACTGTTTGAGAGTGTTGATCAGGTTATTCGTGCTGGAAAAACTGCTCCCTATGATTTAGCAGGTTCAGCTTCTACACACCAGATGACTGAAGCTGTTCTTAATTCTCTCGCAAATTCTGTTTGTCGGGCAGCGGTTATTACCGTTGATGATGAACTCCTTTCAGGATAA
- a CDS encoding alpha/beta hydrolase family protein has protein sequence MSLHIIILSPVMPIWDRGVFCSSFTKLCLARGFHITLLDTLSLFPSHSAFCNNSTVEILPFITEKLKKYFKEPSVLVGFSMAGMLVQILAARLPNVQAVLAVNAPGYPDKPLKRQIGCILTFLKNKDLSGALEILNSFMCPRGGREKRVLWEIPDEQKSVAIERMTRGFTFLLGGDARDEIIKYTGKFLALIGEKSQLATLANQTKSQCLNHEYQVISGAGTRLWDDNPAMTNAIVHKWIDAL, from the coding sequence ATGAGTCTTCATATTATTATTCTTTCTCCTGTGATGCCAATCTGGGATCGAGGCGTTTTTTGTTCTTCGTTCACAAAGCTTTGTTTAGCAAGAGGATTCCACATTACTCTCCTGGATACACTGTCCCTTTTTCCCAGTCATTCTGCTTTTTGTAATAACTCTACTGTGGAAATTTTGCCTTTTATTACAGAGAAACTTAAAAAGTATTTTAAAGAACCCTCAGTGCTTGTGGGATTTTCTATGGCTGGAATGTTAGTGCAAATATTGGCGGCGCGACTTCCCAATGTTCAAGCTGTGCTTGCTGTGAATGCACCAGGCTATCCAGATAAGCCTTTAAAAAGACAAATTGGATGTATTCTAACTTTTTTGAAAAACAAAGATTTATCAGGAGCTTTAGAAATACTCAATAGTTTTATGTGTCCCCGTGGAGGCAGGGAAAAAAGAGTTTTATGGGAGATCCCTGATGAGCAAAAAAGCGTGGCAATTGAACGTATGACACGAGGATTTACATTCTTGTTGGGGGGAGATGCTCGAGATGAGATTATCAAATATACTGGGAAGTTTTTAGCTTTAATTGGTGAAAAGTCACAACTTGCAACCTTAGCTAATCAAACGAAAAGTCAATGTCTGAATCATGAATATCAGGTCATCTCTGGTGCGGGTACGCGTTTGTGGGATGACAATCCTGCTATGACGAATGCAATTGTTCATAAATGGATTGATGCATTATGA
- a CDS encoding multidrug effflux MFS transporter, translating into MQHKYTLPFIILIVFLSTGGLISTDIFLPALGEMRQYYQVTESQIQSAVAVFLFALAIGQLIYGPLSDNFGRKKTLLFGLFLWLFTTLSVIYTVHIQAFLALRFLQGLGACAGIVLSRAIINDLLDKKAAGKLYLIVFPFIGMSPAFAPLVGGMLLQAFSWYATFIFLSLFIFLTILLCCFVLTETLPLQKRQHFSFVGFMKACLGVLRNKQFIFYALIPCFSYAAYFAYIVESPFLLTILGLPPIYIGYSYIGVSLPYILGNLMARWLFKRESMEKTVWRGYIIFVIGGVLFALQMYVSPWPLVTSFIAIAVLTFGNGFLLPLGTALAISSHPQAAGAASGVMGALQLGSAALSASVIGKTSGHNPKTMAVLLAVCCLLGFMIYVRKAYDFMRVEMD; encoded by the coding sequence ATGCAACATAAATATACATTACCATTCATTATACTTATTGTTTTTTTATCGACAGGAGGTCTGATTTCTACAGATATTTTTCTGCCAGCACTTGGAGAAATGCGCCAATACTATCAAGTTACTGAATCTCAGATTCAAAGTGCGGTGGCAGTTTTTCTATTTGCATTGGCTATCGGACAGCTAATTTATGGGCCACTCAGTGATAATTTTGGGCGTAAAAAAACACTGCTCTTTGGCTTATTTTTATGGCTATTTACCACGTTAAGTGTGATTTATACAGTTCATATTCAAGCTTTTCTTGCATTACGTTTCTTACAAGGTCTTGGAGCTTGTGCGGGAATTGTTTTAAGTCGTGCTATTATCAATGATTTGTTAGATAAAAAAGCAGCAGGAAAACTTTATTTGATTGTTTTTCCCTTTATTGGAATGTCACCAGCGTTTGCTCCTTTAGTTGGAGGCATGCTGTTACAAGCTTTCAGTTGGTATGCTACTTTTATTTTTTTAAGTCTTTTTATATTCTTAACTATTTTGCTCTGTTGTTTTGTCTTAACGGAAACATTGCCTCTTCAAAAGCGTCAGCATTTTTCTTTTGTGGGATTTATGAAGGCGTGTTTGGGAGTTCTCAGAAATAAACAATTTATTTTTTATGCACTTATTCCCTGCTTTTCTTACGCCGCCTATTTTGCGTATATTGTAGAATCGCCTTTTTTACTTACAATCTTAGGTTTGCCACCAATCTATATTGGCTATAGCTACATTGGTGTTTCGTTACCCTATATTTTGGGAAATCTGATGGCACGATGGCTTTTTAAACGAGAATCTATGGAAAAAACTGTCTGGCGCGGGTATATTATTTTTGTGATAGGAGGGGTATTATTTGCCTTGCAAATGTATGTTAGTCCATGGCCACTTGTAACGAGTTTTATAGCTATCGCTGTTCTTACTTTTGGTAATGGTTTTTTATTGCCATTAGGGACAGCCTTGGCTATTTCCTCACATCCGCAAGCTGCTGGGGCAGCCTCTGGTGTTATGGGGGCCTTACAATTAGGCAGTGCTGCGTTAAGTGCTTCCGTTATTGGAAAGACGTCTGGGCACAATCCAAAGACTATGGCAGTTTTATTGGCTGTGTGTTGTTTGCTCGGATTTATGATTTATGTCCGCAAAGCATATGATTTTATGCGTGTGGAAATGGATTGA
- a CDS encoding phage tail assembly protein, with product MKRTDFFNYQLLIPIEIAGKTHTKINLRHPKLKDLKAIEKGTASSK from the coding sequence ATGAAGAGAACAGACTTTTTCAACTATCAATTACTAATACCTATTGAAATTGCTGGGAAAACACACACAAAAATCAACTTACGTCACCCGAAACTTAAAGACTTAAAAGCGATAGAGAAAGGAACGGCATCGAGCAAATAA